The Kribbella sp. HUAS MG21 genome includes the window CAGGCGGAGGCGCGGCTGCGCGAGGCGATCGCTGCGGAGAGCGCGACCGCCGAACGGCTGCGGCTCAGTCGCTCGATCCATGACGGCGTACTGCAGGTGCTGGCGCAGGTACAGCGCCGCGGTACGGCGATCGGCGGCGAGGCGCGCGAACTGGCCGAGCTGGCCGCTGAGCAGGAGGTTGCCCTCCGCACCTTGATGGCGTCCCGTCCCGCCGTGACCGAAGGCGATCGCGTCGACCTCTGCGGCCTGCTGTTGCCGCTGGCCACGACCCGCGTCGATGTCGTCGTACCGGCAGGGCAGGTCCTGCTGCCGGCCGCTGGTGCCGGTGAACTGGTTGCCGCCGTCAAGGAAGCGCTCAGCAACGTGACGAAACACGCCGGACCCGACGCCCGATCCTGGGTGGTGGTCGAAGACCTGAGGGCGGAGGTTCTGGTGTCGATCCGCGACGACGGAGTCGGTACGACGCCCGCCCGGCTCGAACAGGCCCGCGCCGACGGTCACCTGGGCGTCAGCCAGTCGATCCGCGGCCGCATCACCGACCTGGGCGGCACCGTCACGGTCCGCACCGCCCCAGGCGAAGGAACCGAGTGGGAGTTGAAGGTACCGAAATGACGCGAGTAATGATCGTCGACGACCACCCGATGTGGCGCGAAGGCGTGGCCCGCGACCTGGGCAGCCGCGGGTACGACGTCTGCGCCACGGCCGCCGATGTCGCGAGTGCGGTGAAGATCGCGCTGGCGACGCGCCCGGACGTGGTAGTGATGGACCTCCAGCTAGGCACCGGCTCCGGCGTCGACGCCACCCGCGAGATCACCACAGCGCTTCCTGACACGCGCGTCCTGGTGCTGTCGGCCAGCGCCGAGCAGGACGACGTACTCGCGGCGGTGAAAAATGGGGCGTCCGGGTATTTGGTGAAGTCCGCGTCCTTGGACGAGTTCGACGATGCGGTACGGCGTACCGCTGAAGGCGACGCGGTGTTCAGCGCAGGGCTGGCTGGTTTGCTCCTGGGCGAATACCGGCGGCTGGGTGAGACGGGCCCCGAGGTCCCGAAGCTGACCGACCGGGAGGCAGAGGTCCTCCGCCTGGTAGCCCGCGGCCTCACCGCCAAACAGATCGCAACCCGCCTGGTCCTGTCCCACCGCACCGTGGAAAACCACGTCCAAAACACCCTCCGCAAACTCCAACTCCACAACCGCGCTGCACTGGTCAGGTACGCAATCGAACACGGGCTGGACACCGACTGATCGGCCCACGCGTGCTACGCGGCCGCTAGCTTCGTCGCTCCGCTCCTCAGACGCGCCCGCTACGCCCGCTCCCACCCACCCCCGGGCTTGGCGCCC containing:
- a CDS encoding DUF5931 domain-containing protein; this translates as MERRTDLLQPLWRALVVFRVITWAFACFGVWTRWDGIVRPYGAVLQMAVMGLWTLISSYGYSRRWGRRNTRLAFADLIVTAGCMYATLWAQPLIDIRGGASVLTSVWAAGPVLALAISRGRDGGLLGAATISLALLSLRGVENASKILSNVQLLLVAGLVVGYTASTMRQAEARLREAIAAESATAERLRLSRSIHDGVLQVLAQVQRRGTAIGGEARELAELAAEQEVALRTLMASRPAVTEGDRVDLCGLLLPLATTRVDVVVPAGQVLLPAAGAGELVAAVKEALSNVTKHAGPDARSWVVVEDLRAEVLVSIRDDGVGTTPARLEQARADGHLGVSQSIRGRITDLGGTVTVRTAPGEGTEWELKVPK
- a CDS encoding response regulator transcription factor; amino-acid sequence: MTRVMIVDDHPMWREGVARDLGSRGYDVCATAADVASAVKIALATRPDVVVMDLQLGTGSGVDATREITTALPDTRVLVLSASAEQDDVLAAVKNGASGYLVKSASLDEFDDAVRRTAEGDAVFSAGLAGLLLGEYRRLGETGPEVPKLTDREAEVLRLVARGLTAKQIATRLVLSHRTVENHVQNTLRKLQLHNRAALVRYAIEHGLDTD